One Rhinopithecus roxellana isolate Shanxi Qingling chromosome 7, ASM756505v1, whole genome shotgun sequence DNA segment encodes these proteins:
- the LOC104676853 gene encoding olfactory receptor 13H1 — MAMDNVTAVFQFLLIGISNYPQWKDMFFTLVLTIYLSTLLGNRFMIFLIHFDPNLHTPMYFFLSNLSFLDLCYGTASMPQALVHCFSTHPYLSYPQCLTQMSVSLTLATAECLLLAAMAYDCVVAVNNPLRYSVVMNGPVCVCLAATSWGTSLVLTAMLILSLRPHFYGANVINHFVCEILSLIKLACSDISFNELMILITSVFTLLLPFGFVLLSYIRIAMAVIRIRSAQGRLKAFTTCGSHLTMVTIFYGTAISMYMKPQSNSSPDQDKFISVFYGALTPMLNPLIYNLRNKDVKGAIRKVMLKRT; from the coding sequence ATGGCCATGGACAATGTCACAGCAGTGTTTCAGTTTCTCCTTATTGGCATTTCTAACTATCCTCAATGGAAAGACATGTTTTTCACATTGGTGCTGACAATTTACCTCAGCACATTGTTGGGGAACAGATTTATGATCTTTCTTATTCACTTTGACCCCAACCTCCACACTCCAATGTACTTCTTCCTTAGTAACCTGTCTTTCTTAGACCTTTGCTATGGAACAGCTTCCATGCCCCAGGCTTTGGTGCATTGTTTCTCTACCCATCCCTACCTCTCTTATCCCCAGTGTCTGACTCAAATGAGTGTCTCCTTGACTTTGGCCACAGCAGAGTGCCTCCTACTGGCTGCCATGGCCTATGACTGTGTGGTTGCTGTCAACAATCCCCTGCGTTATTCAGTGGTTATGAATGGCCCAGTGTGTGTCTGCTTGGCTGCTACCTCATGGGGGACATCACTTGTACTCACTGCCATGCTCATCCTATCCCTGAGGCCTCACTTCTATGGGGCTAATGTCATCAACCATTTTGTCTGTGAGATTCTCTCCCTCATTAAGCTGGCCTGTTCTGATATCAGCTTCAATGAACTTATGATCCTCATCACCAGTGTCTTCACCCTGCTGCTACCATTTGGGTTTGTTCTCCTCTCCTACATACGAATTGCTATGGCTGTCATAAGGATTCGCTCAGCCCAGGGCAGGCTCAAGGCCTTTACCACGTGTGGCTCTCACCTGACCATGGTGACAATCTTCTATGGGACAGCCATCTCCATGTATATGAAACCTCAGTCCAACTCCTCCCCTGACCAGGACAAGTTTATCTCAGTGTTTTATGGAGCTTTGACACCCATGCTGAACCCCCTGATATATAACCTGAGAAACAAAGATGTTAAAGGGGCAATAAGGAAAGTTATGTTGAAAAGGACATGA